Within the Saccharomonospora amisosensis genome, the region CCGAGGTCGGGGGCGTTGCCCTGCACCACGGCGACGGTGCGGGTGCCGGTTTGCGCCTCGGTGCCGACGGCTGGCCACACGGCCAGGCCCGCGACGGCGGGGAGCACGGTGGCCAGCGCGGGCGCGATCCAGCCACGGTGGGGTCGCCAGTCTCGCTCGCGGGCGCGCACGATCCACTGCGCGAGGCCGAAGCCGGTCACCAGCACGGCGAAGCCGACCAGCGGGACCCCGCCGACCGAGGCCAGCGAAAGGAACGCGCCTTCGGGCTGGCTGAAGCCGACCCTGCCCCAGGGGAAGCCGTTGGTCGGCCAGCGCGAGCGTGCGGCTTCCTGCAGCAGGAACACCAGTGCCAGCCACACGGGCGCGCCGGGCAGCCTTGCCACGAACGGCATCAGCCAGCAGGCGGCGCCGAGGTAGATCGCCAGTACGGTCGACAGTCCGAGCCAGGGGGCGGAACCGAACTCGTCGCCGAGGAAGTTCTCGATCCAGATCAGGTGGGCGAGGTAGAACGCCAGCCCGAACACGGTGCCGTAGCCCGCGCTGCCCCACGGGCCGCGACCGTGCAGCACCAGGCCGAGGCCGGTGAAGGCCAGCGGGGCCAGCCACCACAGCGGGCGGGGTTCGAAGCTGGCGAAGAACACCAGACCCGATGCCGCGGCCAGGGCGAGGCGGCCGAGCACGGGCAGGAGTCGCCGCAGCCGAGCCCGGCGTGGCTGTTGCGTGGTGGTCACGGGGGTCGCTGGGGTCGCGGCCGTGGCGGTCACTCGTCCAGCCTATTCGCCGGAGGTGAACTCGTCGTAGATCACCCGGCCCGCCAGCACGGTGCGTAGGCAGCGCGGCAGCTTCTCGCCCGGGTCCAGTGGGGGCAGTCCGGGCACCCGGGCGCGGGGGTCGGTGGACCAGCGTTGCACGCGGGTGTCGGGGGTGGCCACCACCAGTTCGGTGGCGTCCCAGATGGCGTAGTGGGCGGGGGCGCCGGGCACCAGGCTGCCGGTGTTGCCGTCGCGGTTGCCGGCGGCGCGGTGACCGGCACGGGTGTGGGCGTTGAACGCGGCCCTTGCCGATATGCCCGCGCCGGGTGTGCGGTGGTGCACGGCGGCCCGCACGGTGGCCCACGGGTCGAGCAGGGTGACGGGCGCGTCGGAGCCGAACGTCAGCAGCAAGCCCTCGGCGGCGAGTGTGGCGAACGGGTTCAGCGTGGTCGCGCGGTCGGGTCCGAGCCGGGTGGCGTACATGCCGTCGCGGCCGCCCCAGGCCGCGTCGAACAGTGGTTGCACCGACGCGGTGACACCCCAGCCGGCCAGTTGGCGTGCCTGCTCGCGGTCGATCATCTCCACGTGCTCCAGCCGGTGTCCGCGCGCGGCCAGCCGTGCCCGTCCGGCGCCGTTCGCGCCGAGCGCCTTCTCCGCGAGGGCGAAGCCCGCGACGACCTCGGTGACGGCCGCGTCACCGATGACGTGGAACCCGGCCTGGATTCCCGCCTCGGTGCAGGTAACGAGGTGATCGGCGATGGCGGCGGCGTCGAGGTAGCGTGCGCCGGTGGTGTGTGGCCGGTCGGCGTAGGGCTGGTGCAGCGCGGCGGTGGCCGAGCCCAGCGCCCCGTCGACGAACAGGTCCCCTGCCAGGCCGCGCGCACCGAGGCGGTGGGCCAACTCCGCGGCACCCAACTCGCCCCAGTAGGCGATGACCTCGGGCACGTCCGGCTGTCGCGCCAGTGCCAGCAGGGCACGCAGGTCGTCCTCACCGGAGATGTCCGGGCCCGCGCATTCGTGGACGCTGGCGATGCCCGCCGCTGCCGCCGCGCTCAGGAACGCCTGCTGGGCGCGGCGGCGCTGCTCCCCGGTGATGGCGGCTCGCGCCGCGCGGCGAACCCGGTGGTGGGCCGCACGGGTCAGTGGGCCCTGCGGTGACCAGCCGTCGGCACGCTCGGCGTCGGGGGCAAGCGCGAGCAGCGCGGTGGAGACCAGCGCGGAATGCGCGTCGACGCGGGTGAGGTACACCGGCACGCCGCCCGCGGCCTCGTCGAGTTCGGTGCGGCTGGGTAGCCGCGGGCTGCTCCAGGTGGTCTCGTCCCAGCCGTGCGCGAGCAACACCTCGCCGGGAGTGGCGGCCGCGCGGACGGCGGCGAGCAGTTCCCCGGAGTCGCCGACCCCGGAAAGGTCGAGGCCGGTGAGATGCAGCCCGGTGGCGGTGGCGTGCACGTGGGCGTCGACGAACGCGGGCGTGACCAGCGCGCCGTCGAGTCGCACGACCTCCGCGTCGGGGTGCAGTGCCTTGCCTGGTTCGTCCTGCCCCACCCAGACCACGGTGTCGCCGGTGACGGCCATGGCGGTGGCATCGGGCGTGCTCGGCGAGTGGATGCGGCCCCCGACGAGCAGGGTGGTGTCGGTTGTGCTCACGGGTTGAGTCTGCCAGCTCTACCCGGGAGAGAAGATTTGTGCCTACTCATAGATATGGCAGGATATTTTCACGACATAACCAACATTAGGAGCAGATGTGACTGCGATCCAGGAACCTGCTACCGAGCTTCCCGAGCAGCCCTACACCTACCGGCGTGCCGAGTTGGTCGAACCCGACTGGCGCCGGTTCCCCGGCTGGCGGGATGTCACCGAGGCCGAGTGGCGCGATGCCCAGTGGCAACGGGTGCACTGTGTGCGAAACGTCAAGCAGTTGCGCTCCGTGCTCGGGGACCTGCTCGACGAGCGCTTCTACGCCGATCTCCTCGACGACCAGCGGCACGCGGCGACGATGTCGATGTTGCTGCCGCCGCAACTGCTCAACACCATGGCTGCGCACGCCGGGTCGGACCCCGGCAAGGTCACCGACGCCTTCTACGCCGACCCGGTCCGCCGCTACATGCTGCCCGTGCTCAGCGACCGTGACCCGGACTGGCCGAGCCACCCGTACTCGCAGCGCGACTCGCTGCACGAGGCCGAGATGTGGGCCGTGGAGGGACTGACCCACCGCTACCCCACCAAGGTGCTGGCCGAGCTGCTGTCCACCTGCCCGCAGTACTGCGGGCACTGCACCCGCATGGACCTGGTCGGCAACTCCACCGAGCAGGTCGACAAACACAAGCTCAGCCTCAAACCGGTGGATCGCCAGGACGCCATCGTCGACTACCTCAAGCGCACCCCCGGGGTGCGTGACGTGGTGGTCTCCGGCGGCGATGTGGCCAATGTTCCCTGGCACCAACTCGAGGCGTTCCTGATGCGGTTGCTCGACATCGACACCGTGCGCGACATCAGGCTCGCGACCAAGGCCCTCGCCGGCCTGCCGCAGCACTGGCTGCAACCCAAGGTCGTGGAAGGGCTGGCGCGGGTGGCGGGAACCGCCCGCCGTCGCGGGGTCAACCTCGCGATCCACACCCACGTCAACCACGCGAACTCGGTGACTCCGCTGGTGGCGGAGGCCGCGCGGACAGCGCTGGATGTGGGCGTGCGCGACGTGCGCAACCAGGGTGTGCTCATGCGCGGGGTCAACGACACGCCCGCTCAATTGCTGGACCTGTGTTTCGCGTTGCAGGACGAGGCCAACATCGCGCCCTACTACTTCTACATGTGCGACATGATCCCGGGCGCGGAGCACTGGCGGCTAGCCGTGTGGCAGGCGCAGGAACTGCAACACGCCATCATGGGCTACCTGCCCGGCTACGCCACCCCCCGCATCGTGTGCGACGTGCCCTACGTGGGCAAACGCTGGGTGCACCAGGTCGCCGAGTACGACCGGGAACGCGGTATCTCCTACTGGACGAAGAACTACCGCACCGGCATCGAACACGACGACCCGGAGGCGCTGGCCCGCCGCTACCCCTACTACGACCCGATCTCCACCCTGCCCGAGGCGGGCAAGGCCTGGTGGCGGGCCGCGGACTGAACCGCACCGAAGGTGTCACCACCGGCACTCGGTGGTGACACCTTCACCTCCACCGACCACGATGGTCCGGTCACGGCGGGGCGGCCCAAGCGATCACCGGTTTTGCGTACACTCGTCCCCGATGTCGCGCTCTCGCTGGTGGCTGGCGGGCCTTGCGCTCGCCGGTGTCGTCGTGCTGGTCGCGGTCCTCGTACTTGTCGATGTCGGCGATCAGGGCCCCACCGATCGGCCCGGCCCGCCGGGCACCGGGCCGCTGACCGTGGTTTCCATGGGTGACAGCACGATCTCAGGCGAGGGCGCAGGCGACTACACCCCGCGGACCAGCGGTCGAGGCGGCAACTGGTGCCACCGCTCGACTAACGCGCTGGTGCACAAGGTGCGCTACGGCGGCGCCGTCGAGTCGGTCAACCTGGCGTGCTCGGGCGCACCGTCAGGACACGTCGCACTCGGCGACGTCAAGCAGTACACGGAGCCGTCGCAGGCTGCCCAGCTTCGCGAACTGGTGAAGACCCACCGTGTGGTGGCCGTTGTCGTCGCCATCGGCGCCAACGACGAGCCGCACTTCTCCCGGCTGATCTCGGAATGCTTCACCGCGTGGTTCATGGAGACCGGTTCCCCGTGCAGTGAGCGCATCAAGGCGGACTGGCAGTCCCGCGTCGACGCGATGGTGCCGAAGGTGACGGCCGCGTTGCGCGACATCCGGACGGTGCTGCGGCAGGCCGGTTACGACCGCGAGGACTACGAACTGCTGTTGCAGTCCTACGCCTCGCCGATCGGCGCGGACATCCCCGAAACCCTGCGTAACCTCAACGGCTGCCCGTTCCGGGTGGACGACCTGAAGTGGGTTGAGCAGACCGGGGCGGTGTCGCTGTCGGCGGGCCTGCGGCGGGCTGCAGGCCAGGCCGGTGCCCGGTTCCTCGACCTTTCCCGCGCCGGGGAGGGACATGAGGCGTGCAGCGGCGGCGACCGTGCCGACAACGAGTGGTTCACCCGCTTCACGGTGCAGTGGGACGACCTCAAGGTCGTGGAGCGCGCCTCGCACGCGCTGCAGGAGTCGTTCCACCCCAACGCCAAGGGCCATGAGCAGTTCGCCCGCTGCGTCAGCGAGTTCCTGGCCACCAACGATCCCGCCGCCGCCTGCCTGGAGGGGCAGGACGGCAACCTGCACGCCGCGCCGTCACCGGCCGCGCGGGGCAACAGCTGACCGACGACCGCCTCGCGGCGGTCTCACAGGTCCAGCGCAGCGCGCAGCGCGCTGTCGATCTGCTCCTGCACGTCGGCGCCGATCTCGGCGACGCACCGGTCCAGCCATGGCCGATAGACCCGGGTGAGGTTCAACGTGGACACCCAGTAGCGGCCGTCGACGGCCACGCCGAGGATGTCCTGCGGGTCGTAGTCGAGCAACTCGGTGCCCAGCAGCCACGGCCGCTGCGAGTCGTTGATGCCGTCCGACGACAGCAGCAGCAGCTGGCGGGCGTGAGCCTGTTGTGTTGGCGGGTGGTAGGTCCAGACCTCACCCCTGCGCACGCAGCTCCTCCAGCGCGGCGGCCAGCTCCACCTCATCGCCGTGCGCCTTGCCGTGGGCGTCCTCGGTCGTGGGCCGGTAGCCGGTGCGCACCGCTTCCCGGCGCGCGGCCTTCGACAGCCACGACGAGACCGACACCCCGTCGGCCTTGGCTGCCCGCTCGGCGAACTCCAGCGCGCTCGCGTCCAGCGACAGGGTCACCTTGCGTGTTGCCATACCAATCATCGTACCGCTCACCGTGCCGTCCTCACAGTGTCGGTGAGCGGCCTTCGAACGGTGTGGACAGCACCACGGTGGTGCGGGTCGAGACCTTGGCCGCTTCCCGGATGCGCCGCAGCAGATCCTCCAGCGCCAGTGGTGAGGCAACCCGCACCAGCAGCACGTAGGACTCGTCGCCCGCCACCGAATAGCACGACTCGATCTCGCTGATGTGCTCCAGGCGCTGCGGGTAGTCGTCGGGCGCGGCCGGGTCATTGGGCGTCAGCGAGATCAGCGCGGTCAGCGGCAGCCCGATCTGCTCACCATCGAGCTTGGCGGTGTAGCCCTTGATCACCCCGCGTTGCTCGAGCCTGCGCACCCGCTGGTGCACCGCCGACACCGACAGCCCTACCCGCTCGGCCAGGTCGGTGAAGCTGCACCGGCCGTCGGCGGCCAGCTCCCTGACGATCGCCTGGTCCAGCGGTTCCAGTGCCCCCACCGTCAGGCATCCAGCACGGTGAGTTCGTGCGGCCGGTTGTTCAACGGCTCGGCGCCGTCGGAGGTCACCACCACGATGTCCTCGATGCGCGCGCCCCACCGGCCCGCCCGGTAGACGCCCGGCTCAACGCTGAACGCCATCCCCGGTTCCAACGGCAGGTCGTTGCCGCCCACCAGGTAGGGCTCCTCGTGCACGTCCAGCCCGATCCCGTGGCCGGTGCGGTGGATGAAGTACTCCCCCAGGCCCGCCCCGGCGATGATGTCGCGCGCCGTGGCGTCGACATCCTGTGCCGTCACGCCGGGCGCCACGGCCGCCACGGCCTCCCGCTGCGCTCGCAGCAGCACCGCGTAGCTGTCGGCCACGTCGGGTTCGCTGGGTTGGCCCACCGCGTAGGTGCGGGTGCAGTCGGAGTTGTAGCCCTCGGGGATGGGGCCGCCGATGTCCACCACGACGACGTCGCCTCGCTGTATCACGCGATCGGACACGTCGTGGTGCGGGCTGGCGCCGTTGGGCCCGGACCCGACGATCACGAACTCGGCGCTGGCGTGGCCCTCGGCCACGATGGCCTCGGCGATGTCGGCGCCGACCTCGGCTTCGGTGCGGCCCGGTCGCAGCCACTCGCCCATCCGGGCGTGCACGCGGTCGATGGCTTCGGCGGCCGTGCGCAGTGCCGCGATCTCGGCCGCGTCCTTGCGCATCCGCAGCTGGCGCAGCACGGGGCCCGCCAGTACCTGTTCGGCCGCACCCAGTGCGTCGCGCAGGCCCAGCACGTGCAGCGCGACCATGGTGTCGCTGACCGCCACCCTGCGCGAGCCCGCGAGCCGGTCGGCCACCATCCGGTAGGGGTCCTCGCCGTCCACCCAGGTAACCAGTTCGACGCCGAGGTCGTCGGTGGGCACGTCGGCGTAGCCGGGTGCCTCCAGCTTCGGCAGCACCAGCGCGGGGGTTGTGGATTCGGACTCCGCTGACGGAACCACCAGCGCGGTC harbors:
- a CDS encoding amidohydrolase, translating into MSTTDTTLLVGGRIHSPSTPDATAMAVTGDTVVWVGQDEPGKALHPDAEVVRLDGALVTPAFVDAHVHATATGLHLTGLDLSGVGDSGELLAAVRAAATPGEVLLAHGWDETTWSSPRLPSRTELDEAAGGVPVYLTRVDAHSALVSTALLALAPDAERADGWSPQGPLTRAAHHRVRRAARAAITGEQRRRAQQAFLSAAAAAGIASVHECAGPDISGEDDLRALLALARQPDVPEVIAYWGELGAAELAHRLGARGLAGDLFVDGALGSATAALHQPYADRPHTTGARYLDAAAIADHLVTCTEAGIQAGFHVIGDAAVTEVVAGFALAEKALGANGAGRARLAARGHRLEHVEMIDREQARQLAGWGVTASVQPLFDAAWGGRDGMYATRLGPDRATTLNPFATLAAEGLLLTFGSDAPVTLLDPWATVRAAVHHRTPGAGISARAAFNAHTRAGHRAAGNRDGNTGSLVPGAPAHYAIWDATELVVATPDTRVQRWSTDPRARVPGLPPLDPGEKLPRCLRTVLAGRVIYDEFTSGE
- a CDS encoding KamA family radical SAM protein, whose protein sequence is MTAIQEPATELPEQPYTYRRAELVEPDWRRFPGWRDVTEAEWRDAQWQRVHCVRNVKQLRSVLGDLLDERFYADLLDDQRHAATMSMLLPPQLLNTMAAHAGSDPGKVTDAFYADPVRRYMLPVLSDRDPDWPSHPYSQRDSLHEAEMWAVEGLTHRYPTKVLAELLSTCPQYCGHCTRMDLVGNSTEQVDKHKLSLKPVDRQDAIVDYLKRTPGVRDVVVSGGDVANVPWHQLEAFLMRLLDIDTVRDIRLATKALAGLPQHWLQPKVVEGLARVAGTARRRGVNLAIHTHVNHANSVTPLVAEAARTALDVGVRDVRNQGVLMRGVNDTPAQLLDLCFALQDEANIAPYYFYMCDMIPGAEHWRLAVWQAQELQHAIMGYLPGYATPRIVCDVPYVGKRWVHQVAEYDRERGISYWTKNYRTGIEHDDPEALARRYPYYDPISTLPEAGKAWWRAAD
- a CDS encoding Lrp/AsnC family transcriptional regulator; this translates as MTVGALEPLDQAIVRELAADGRCSFTDLAERVGLSVSAVHQRVRRLEQRGVIKGYTAKLDGEQIGLPLTALISLTPNDPAAPDDYPQRLEHISEIESCYSVAGDESYVLLVRVASPLALEDLLRRIREAAKVSTRTTVVLSTPFEGRSPTL
- a CDS encoding GDSL-type esterase/lipase family protein yields the protein MSRSRWWLAGLALAGVVVLVAVLVLVDVGDQGPTDRPGPPGTGPLTVVSMGDSTISGEGAGDYTPRTSGRGGNWCHRSTNALVHKVRYGGAVESVNLACSGAPSGHVALGDVKQYTEPSQAAQLRELVKTHRVVAVVVAIGANDEPHFSRLISECFTAWFMETGSPCSERIKADWQSRVDAMVPKVTAALRDIRTVLRQAGYDREDYELLLQSYASPIGADIPETLRNLNGCPFRVDDLKWVEQTGAVSLSAGLRRAAGQAGARFLDLSRAGEGHEACSGGDRADNEWFTRFTVQWDDLKVVERASHALQESFHPNAKGHEQFARCVSEFLATNDPAAACLEGQDGNLHAAPSPAARGNS
- a CDS encoding M24 family metallopeptidase encodes the protein MSRRSLHTPAPDAATLRARLDRARGAAADARTDALLVAPGSDLRYLIGQAGGSFERLTALVVPSAESESTTPALVLPKLEAPGYADVPTDDLGVELVTWVDGEDPYRMVADRLAGSRRVAVSDTMVALHVLGLRDALGAAEQVLAGPVLRQLRMRKDAAEIAALRTAAEAIDRVHARMGEWLRPGRTEAEVGADIAEAIVAEGHASAEFVIVGSGPNGASPHHDVSDRVIQRGDVVVVDIGGPIPEGYNSDCTRTYAVGQPSEPDVADSYAVLLRAQREAVAAVAPGVTAQDVDATARDIIAGAGLGEYFIHRTGHGIGLDVHEEPYLVGGNDLPLEPGMAFSVEPGVYRAGRWGARIEDIVVVTSDGAEPLNNRPHELTVLDA